A region from the Branchiostoma lanceolatum isolate klBraLanc5 chromosome 2, klBraLanc5.hap2, whole genome shotgun sequence genome encodes:
- the LOC136427797 gene encoding uncharacterized protein, protein MATFQTSTNHGGAASRAVDGNTASNYDAGSCTHTTDHPGEANPTWWVDLGQSHVIGRVVIFNRQDCCAERINPFNIHIGDSDQVSTNPKCGGDHQIDVNQPSISVSCPGMRGRYVSVRLPGLFRTLTLCEVQLFSESIECQMGSGASYRGRVSVTETGKTCQRWDSQTPHGHSYTSPGLEENYCRETDDSTGVWCYTMDPYTRWDWCDVPACVFNHKRDADSGCQDGYIRLGKTCFRLVLIQKSFWDAQNACGAEGATLAMPKTKEMDIALKRLIKTSGGDSDYWIGLRETDSYGGWKWVDESLLGNHHGWHPGEPSDFRWLWGALCVQYWYSEPTTAHMWDDVTCSDNNRYICQSFPEK, encoded by the exons ATGGCGACGTTCCAAACAAGTACCAATCATGGTGGGGCTGCCAGTCGTGCCGTGGACGGGAACACCGCTTCCAACTACGACGCTGGTTCCTGTACTCACACTACAGACCACCCGGGAGAGGCGAATCCAACCTGGTGGGTGGATCTAGGTCAATCGCATGTGATTGGCAG AGTGGTCATCTTCAACCGCCAGGACTGCTGTGCTGAACGAATCAACcccttcaacatccacatcggggattcCGACCAGGTCAGCACGAACCCCAAGTGTGGAGGTGATCATCAAATCGACGTAAACCAGCCGTCCATTTCCGTCTCATGTCCGGGGATGCGGGGACGATACGTGAGCGTGCGTCTCCCTGGTCTCTTCCGCACACTCACCCTTTGCGAAGTCCAATTGTTTTCAG AATCGATTGAATGCCAGATGGGAAGTGGGGCATCCTACCGAGGAAGAGTCTCGGTGACCGAAACAGGTaagacgtgtcaacgctgggacagtcagacaccccaCGGTCATAGTTACACGTCACCCGGACtggaggagaactactgccgggaGACTGACGACTCGACCGGTGTTTGGTGTTACACTATGGATCCCTACACGAGATGGGATTGGTGTGACGTACCAGCATGTG TTTTCAATCACAAGCGAGACGCCGACAGCGGCTGCCAGGATGGCTACATACGACTCGGGAAGACCTGTTTCCGACTCGTTCTCATCCAGAAGTCTTTTTGGGACGCACAGAATGCCTGCGGGGCGGAAGGGGCGACTCTGGCCATGCCTAAAACGAAAGAAATGGACATCGCTCTGAAGCGCCTGATCAAAACGTCCGGCGGAGACTCCGATTATTGGATCGGTTTGAGGGAGACTGACAGCTACGGAGGCTGGAAATGGGTGGACGAGTCGCTTCTGGGAAACCACCAT GGATGGCACCCAGGTGAGCCAAGTGATTTCAGATGGCTGTGGGGAGCGCTGTGCGTCCAGTACTGGTACTCAGAACCTACCACTGCTCATATGTGGGACGACGTTACTTGCTCTGACAATAATCGGTACATCTGTCAATCTTTCCCTGAGAAATAA